One genomic window of bacterium includes the following:
- a CDS encoding pyridoxal-phosphate dependent enzyme gives MNIWKYQNNYKYQIEKEFQLELDETNTNFVTNLNAETLKEIDFELDNLVFWNETINPTNSFKDRSLLYQISYYFQQFGSKDNLHFAISSSGNAAIAAANICKKYNIKLDIFVSDKLNIGKLEKLNNFKSEFIQIHQSSKAKSDCVKFCNENQVLNLRASEDDIAIEGYKSLAYDIFEQNLDFDSIFITCSSGTATLGIYEGMKEKLDLEGHLLPQFHIIQTPVCRPIASNIIDLTNKELGIDEEGSLVTCVVDKVAKRKDIVTKLVLETSGTAWIVDNEDLEKSKASLDRLSQHLILEDKANILNDLTWNALSSFAGTMRAKEKGWDFKNPLIIISGI, from the coding sequence ATGAACATTTGGAAATATCAAAATAATTATAAATACCAAATTGAGAAAGAGTTTCAATTAGAGCTTGATGAAACAAATACTAATTTTGTAACTAATCTTAATGCTGAAACTTTGAAAGAAATTGATTTTGAATTGGATAATTTGGTATTTTGGAACGAAACTATAAATCCTACAAATTCTTTTAAAGATCGATCTCTACTTTATCAAATTTCATATTATTTTCAGCAATTTGGAAGTAAAGATAATTTGCACTTTGCAATTTCAAGTTCTGGAAATGCTGCAATTGCTGCTGCAAATATCTGCAAAAAGTATAATATTAAGTTAGATATTTTTGTTTCAGATAAGTTGAATATTGGGAAACTTGAAAAGTTAAATAATTTCAAATCTGAGTTTATACAAATTCATCAAAGTTCGAAAGCGAAATCTGATTGTGTAAAGTTTTGCAATGAAAATCAAGTTTTGAATCTTCGAGCTTCAGAAGATGACATTGCAATTGAAGGTTACAAAAGTTTGGCTTATGATATATTTGAACAAAATTTAGATTTTGACAGCATTTTTATTACCTGCAGTTCAGGTACTGCTACATTGGGAATATATGAAGGAATGAAGGAAAAGCTTGATCTTGAGGGGCATTTATTGCCTCAATTTCACATTATCCAAACTCCTGTTTGCAGACCTATTGCGTCAAATATAATCGATCTCACAAACAAAGAATTGGGTATAGATGAAGAAGGAAGTCTTGTAACTTGTGTTGTTGACAAAGTAGCCAAGAGAAAAGATATTGTCACGAAACTTGTATTAGAAACCTCTGGAACTGCCTGGATTGTTGATAATGAAGACCTTGAGAAATCCAAAGCTTCATTAGATAGACTGTCACAGCACTTGATCTTGGAAGATAAGGCCAATATTTTGAATGATCTCACTTGGAATGCACTTTCTAGTTTTGCTGGTACTATGAGAGCAAAAGAAAAGGGATGGGATTTCAAAAACCCTTTGATTATAATTTCAGGCATATAA
- a CDS encoding glycosyltransferase, whose protein sequence is MLSIIITAWREEKTIGNLISCILNPTFLNYFQDNFELILACPDDETYNAAMYEIKMLSSRVDSTKWRTGGLENNFIHIKDEKKGKPAALNQCFKIAKGEFLFLTDGDLTYLSENAIVDLHNKLKSNDKLGAVTGHPISADEKNTLFGYWGNLLADTANEVRVRKSESNKFFPVSGYNFMMRNFKLELPSEVLSDDAWMSYKIKELGFEIGYEEKALCKIKYPQNMKDWYKQKVRSLGGYVQLHELGIINSANKSRSFWGEIALATYPIKYAKNVKEFIWSLLLYPTRLWLWIKIFWERKIIKKSFAKTWVRVESTK, encoded by the coding sequence ATGCTTTCAATTATTATCACTGCTTGGCGCGAAGAAAAAACTATAGGAAACTTGATCTCTTGCATACTAAATCCTACTTTTCTAAACTATTTCCAAGATAACTTTGAACTAATCTTAGCTTGTCCAGATGATGAAACATATAATGCAGCAATGTATGAAATTAAAATGCTGTCAAGTAGAGTAGATTCCACAAAGTGGAGGACTGGAGGTTTAGAAAATAACTTCATCCATATCAAAGACGAAAAAAAAGGAAAACCTGCTGCACTAAATCAATGCTTCAAAATCGCAAAAGGTGAGTTTTTATTTTTGACTGATGGTGATCTGACTTACTTATCCGAAAATGCTATAGTTGATCTTCACAATAAATTGAAATCTAATGATAAACTTGGTGCAGTTACAGGTCATCCAATATCAGCTGATGAAAAAAATACATTATTTGGATATTGGGGAAATTTGCTTGCCGACACTGCAAATGAAGTTAGAGTTCGAAAAAGCGAAAGTAATAAGTTTTTCCCAGTTTCAGGCTACAATTTCATGATGAGAAATTTCAAATTAGAATTACCTTCAGAAGTACTTTCAGATGACGCTTGGATGAGTTATAAAATAAAGGAACTTGGATTTGAAATAGGATATGAAGAAAAAGCACTTTGCAAAATAAAGTATCCTCAAAATATGAAAGATTGGTATAAACAAAAAGTTAGATCGCTTGGAGGTTATGTCCAACTTCACGAACTTGGTATAATAAACAGTGCGAATAAGTCTCGAAGTTTTTGGGGAGAAATTGCGCTTGCAACTTATCCAATCAAATATGCAAAAAATGTGAAGGAATTTATTTGGAGTTTGCTACTATATCCAACTAGACTTTGGCTTTGGATAAAAATATTTTGGGAGAGAAAAATCATCAAAAAATCATTTGCCAAAACTTGGGTTAGGGTAGAAAGTACGAAATAG
- the mutS gene encoding DNA mismatch repair protein MutS: MLNKLIKYFDELNIIKNKISSSLLSNPSFEINQGNIFQDNYNSEIAELRNISTNSKDWILNYQAEQITQTQISNLKVKFNSVFGYFIEVSNSQTSKVPENYIRKQTIAGGERYITSELKDMEQKILTADEKLIGLEKELFLKFREEFIQHIQTLQKVSQIIAEVDTLFSFSEVAKENNYTRPIFTEKSQVLAITSNRHPVVEKLVENFTSNDLNLNSQNSMMILTGPNMSGKSTYIRQVALLAIMAQIGSLVPAESCELSLVDRVFTRVGASDNLSKGESTFMVEMNETANILNNATSNSLLILDEIGRGTSTFDGVAIAWSVMKYIYENLKCRTLFATHYLELTELEKKYDGISNYSVQIAEKNDQVIFMHKIIPGKAQKSFGVHVAEIAGMPNEVINNAKEILKSFEDSQNKVKKVVNKKINSEKIPQMGLFE, translated from the coding sequence ATATTAAATAAATTAATTAAGTACTTTGATGAATTAAATATAATTAAAAACAAAATTAGCTCATCCCTACTTTCAAATCCAAGTTTTGAGATAAATCAAGGAAATATTTTTCAAGATAATTATAATTCTGAAATTGCAGAACTTCGAAATATTTCAACAAATTCAAAAGATTGGATATTAAATTATCAAGCAGAACAAATTACTCAAACACAAATATCAAACTTGAAAGTGAAGTTTAATTCTGTTTTTGGATATTTCATAGAAGTATCAAATTCGCAAACTTCAAAAGTTCCAGAAAATTATATCCGCAAACAAACTATTGCTGGGGGTGAAAGATATATAACTTCTGAATTGAAAGACATGGAGCAGAAAATCTTAACTGCAGATGAAAAGTTGATTGGTTTAGAAAAAGAATTATTTCTAAAGTTTAGAGAAGAATTTATACAACATATTCAAACTTTGCAAAAAGTATCACAAATTATAGCAGAAGTTGATACTTTATTTTCTTTTTCAGAAGTTGCAAAGGAAAATAATTACACAAGACCTATATTTACTGAAAAATCGCAAGTACTAGCTATTACTTCAAATCGTCATCCAGTAGTTGAAAAACTAGTTGAAAACTTTACTTCGAATGATTTAAATCTGAATAGTCAAAACTCAATGATGATTTTGACAGGTCCAAATATGTCTGGAAAATCCACATATATTCGGCAAGTTGCACTTTTAGCTATAATGGCTCAAATTGGAAGTCTTGTTCCTGCTGAAAGTTGTGAGCTAAGTCTAGTTGATAGAGTTTTTACTCGAGTTGGAGCAAGTGATAATTTGTCAAAAGGTGAATCAACTTTCATGGTTGAAATGAATGAAACTGCAAATATTTTGAATAATGCGACTTCAAATTCACTTTTGATTTTAGATGAAATTGGACGAGGAACTTCGACTTTTGATGGAGTTGCTATAGCTTGGTCAGTCATGAAGTATATTTACGAAAATCTGAAGTGCAGAACTTTGTTTGCAACGCACTATCTAGAACTTACTGAACTTGAGAAAAAGTATGATGGTATTTCAAATTATTCCGTTCAAATTGCTGAAAAAAATGATCAAGTGATTTTTATGCATAAAATAATTCCTGGTAAAGCGCAGAAATCTTTCGGGGTTCATGTTGCAGAAATTGCAGGAATGCCAAATGAAGTTATAAATAATGCTAAGGAAATTTTGAAATCTTTTGAAGATAGTCAAAATAAAGTCAAAAAGGTAGTAAATAAAAAAATAAATTCAGAAAAAATTCCTCAAATGGGATTGTTTGAGTAA
- a CDS encoding DUF559 domain-containing protein, with amino-acid sequence MIAKNKHIIYKPSIKFARQNRKIMNKYEVFVWVALKILNKKYRYGFSRQICFGPYILDFYSKKLKTNIEVDGETHEFRGNEDIIRDEYVKRYGIKIIRITNSDVLKSYSFLDEYLNQIIVNSTNLSVPQSETPFLKGKE; translated from the coding sequence ATGATTGCAAAAAACAAACATATAATTTATAAACCAAGCATTAAGTTTGCAAGGCAGAATAGAAAAATTATGAATAAGTATGAAGTTTTTGTTTGGGTAGCTCTGAAGATTCTGAATAAAAAGTATAGATACGGTTTTAGTAGACAAATTTGTTTTGGACCATATATATTAGATTTTTATTCCAAAAAGTTAAAAACAAATATTGAAGTAGATGGTGAAACTCACGAATTTAGGGGTAATGAAGATATAATAAGGGATGAATATGTAAAAAGATATGGAATAAAGATAATTAGAATAACAAATTCTGATGTTCTCAAATCATATAGCTTTCTTGATGAATATCTAAATCAAATTATAGTAAATTCTACTAACCTATCCGTCCCGCAAAGCGAGACACCTTTCCTAAAAGGAAAGGAATAA
- the mraW gene encoding 16S rRNA (cytosine(1402)-N(4))-methyltransferase — MHIPVMLKEAIDNLDFSKNGIWIDCTLGGGGYSQSIISKLQKMPLLGRVSEARGGLGNILISFDLDQSAISNFANELEKQGFKLVDKLYFGINRSEILIYKVLNNGLEVILVNENFAKIKEVIEFLKLDNILNNLKIRGMVADLGLNSDQLDNESGFSFQNLDQELDMRLDRNSNVKALDILKMASVDELVRLFEKYADLKGSYKFCKLVKDRIKDNRDLKVGGLVEIINIAFGKNNAVKFNLHSKVFQALRIVVNSEYDNLEGLLSSGFEVLGKFGVFEVVTFHSGEDRIVKHFFKSFEEQGLIGNDLKDQPIIPNEIEVESNNRSRSAKFRFVIKK; from the coding sequence ATGCATATACCTGTAATGCTCAAAGAAGCAATTGACAATCTTGATTTTTCAAAAAATGGGATTTGGATTGATTGTACGCTTGGTGGAGGTGGTTATTCACAAAGTATAATTAGCAAATTGCAAAAAATGCCGCTCCTTGGAAGGGTAAGTGAAGCTCGGGGTGGGTTAGGGAATATTCTTATTTCATTTGATCTTGATCAAAGTGCGATTTCAAACTTTGCAAATGAATTAGAAAAGCAAGGATTTAAGTTAGTCGATAAATTGTATTTCGGAATAAATAGATCTGAAATATTGATTTATAAGGTTTTAAATAATGGCTTAGAAGTAATCTTAGTTAATGAGAACTTTGCGAAAATAAAGGAAGTTATTGAATTTTTGAAACTAGATAATATTTTGAATAATTTAAAAATTAGAGGAATGGTTGCAGATTTAGGTTTGAATTCTGATCAACTTGATAATGAATCAGGATTTAGTTTTCAAAACTTAGATCAAGAACTTGATATGAGATTAGATAGAAACAGCAATGTCAAGGCTTTGGATATTTTGAAAATGGCTAGTGTGGATGAGTTAGTGAGACTGTTTGAAAAGTATGCAGATCTAAAAGGAAGTTACAAATTTTGTAAGCTGGTAAAAGATAGAATTAAAGACAACCGGGATCTGAAAGTAGGGGGCTTAGTTGAAATAATAAATATTGCTTTTGGCAAAAATAATGCAGTTAAGTTTAATTTGCATAGCAAAGTTTTTCAAGCGTTGAGAATAGTTGTAAATAGCGAATATGATAATTTAGAAGGATTGTTGAGTTCTGGATTTGAAGTATTAGGTAAATTTGGAGTATTTGAAGTAGTAACTTTTCATTCTGGTGAAGATAGAATTGTAAAGCATTTTTTTAAATCCTTTGAGGAACAAGGTTTGATCGGCAACGATCTGAAAGATCAACCTATAATCCCAAATGAAATTGAAGTTGAGAGTAACAACAGATCAAGATCAGCAAAATTTAGATTCGTAATAAAAAAGTAA
- the mraZ gene encoding division/cell wall cluster transcriptional repressor MraZ, with protein sequence MLIGTQDSILGDKNRIAMPKKFSDELGNKLILTRGYDNCLIVVNDKNWNKLISQFEAVPFLNSDVRDVRRFLIGSAIEVELDSQRRFVLSENLKTYANLTKEVYFVGLGDWVEVWDKTIWSKRMNEMNSTEIANKVFEVIKS encoded by the coding sequence ATGCTCATCGGAACTCAAGATTCTATTCTTGGCGACAAAAACAGAATAGCTATGCCCAAAAAGTTTTCCGATGAGCTTGGAAATAAACTTATCTTGACCCGTGGCTATGATAATTGCTTGATCGTAGTGAACGACAAAAACTGGAATAAACTTATCTCACAATTTGAAGCGGTTCCATTTTTGAATAGTGATGTAAGAGATGTAAGGAGATTTTTGATAGGTTCTGCAATAGAAGTTGAGCTTGATAGTCAAAGAAGATTTGTGCTTAGTGAAAATTTGAAAACTTATGCAAATCTGACAAAAGAAGTTTATTTCGTAGGACTTGGAGATTGGGTCGAAGTTTGGGACAAAACAATATGGAGTAAAAGAATGAATGAAATGAATTCAACTGAAATAGCAAACAAAGTTTTTGAAGTTATAAAATCCTGA
- a CDS encoding DUF559 domain-containing protein encodes MNVIDSGKKTIFVAMSGGVDSSVVAALLKSNGDNVVGVYMKNWSGEDFGIQTDCPWEKDVEDVKLVCDKLGIEMKIYNFEKEYREQVVNYFFDEYRAGRTPNPDILCNSKIKFGTFLNRALEEDADMIATGHYARVKSSTDNITPNLVASLSREVDSEAGRWVNYNTNLTKLNRHHKRATRSENHLWYDFLSKLENYKFTRQKPIGNFIVDFYCSKYNLAIELDGAEHFTTEGLEYDKVRTNYLNSLGINVLRFESNDVEYNFEIVCTKIKNYLTSQISQSEIYPPYQEGPTVEFANVNNQSKSVEYFLLKGLDQNKDQSYFLSDLNQFQLSKTLFPIGHLQKSEVRKLAEEFELPIATKKDSQGICFIGDIDVAQFLRNNIAYKPGIIVDEDSGLKVGEHDGIAFYTIGQREGLNKIKVISPHQKPYFVSSKNLEKNILYVVQGTDNPKLYKNSCQLENLHFINSKLFSSIGGVSEGRGGLVDLEVEVRYRAKPVRATLNLENNELNFAEPVRGISSGQSAVFYNGEVCFGRGIIQ; translated from the coding sequence ATGAATGTTATAGACAGCGGCAAAAAAACAATATTCGTTGCAATGTCCGGAGGAGTTGATTCTTCAGTAGTTGCAGCACTTTTGAAATCAAATGGAGATAATGTAGTTGGAGTTTACATGAAAAATTGGTCAGGTGAAGATTTTGGAATTCAAACTGATTGTCCATGGGAAAAGGATGTAGAAGATGTGAAGTTAGTTTGCGACAAACTTGGAATTGAGATGAAGATATATAACTTTGAAAAAGAATATAGAGAACAAGTTGTAAATTATTTTTTTGATGAATATAGAGCAGGTAGAACTCCAAACCCAGATATACTTTGCAATAGTAAAATCAAGTTTGGAACTTTTCTAAATAGAGCATTAGAGGAAGACGCTGATATGATCGCAACAGGACATTATGCAAGAGTAAAGTCAAGTACTGACAATATCACTCCAAATTTGGTGGCCTCCCTGTCAAGGGAGGTGGACAGCGAAGCGGGACGGTGGGTTAATTACAATACAAACTTGACAAAATTAAATAGACATCACAAACGAGCAACTAGGTCTGAAAATCATCTTTGGTATGACTTCTTATCAAAACTAGAAAATTATAAATTTACAAGACAAAAACCAATAGGAAATTTCATAGTAGATTTTTATTGTTCAAAATATAATCTTGCAATAGAACTTGATGGTGCAGAACACTTTACTACTGAAGGTTTAGAATATGATAAAGTAAGAACGAATTATTTAAATAGTCTAGGAATAAATGTTTTAAGATTTGAAAGTAATGATGTAGAGTATAATTTTGAAATTGTTTGCACTAAAATTAAAAATTATTTAACCTCCCAAATTTCGCAAAGCGAAATTTACCCTCCTTATCAGGAAGGCCCAACTGTAGAATTTGCTAATGTAAATAATCAATCTAAATCTGTTGAATATTTTTTACTAAAAGGTTTGGATCAAAACAAAGATCAGTCTTATTTTCTGTCTGATCTAAATCAATTTCAGCTTAGCAAAACACTATTTCCAATTGGTCATTTACAAAAAAGTGAAGTTCGAAAATTAGCAGAAGAGTTTGAACTTCCAATTGCAACAAAGAAAGATTCTCAAGGAATTTGTTTTATAGGAGATATTGATGTTGCTCAGTTTTTGAGGAATAATATCGCTTATAAACCTGGAATTATAGTAGATGAAGACAGTGGGCTTAAAGTAGGTGAGCATGATGGGATTGCATTTTATACTATAGGTCAACGAGAAGGTCTGAATAAAATCAAAGTAATTTCGCCACATCAAAAACCATATTTTGTAAGTAGCAAGAATTTAGAAAAAAATATTTTGTATGTAGTTCAAGGAACTGATAATCCGAAGTTATATAAAAATAGTTGCCAACTTGAAAACCTTCATTTCATAAATTCAAAATTATTCTCCTCCATTGGAGGAGTGTCCGAAGGACGAGGTGGGTTGGTTGATCTTGAAGTTGAAGTTCGCTATAGAGCAAAACCTGTTCGAGCAACATTAAACTTAGAAAATAATGAGCTAAACTTCGCAGAACCAGTTCGTGGAATCTCTTCAGGTCAAAGTGCAGTTTTCTACAATGGCGAAGTTTGCTTCGGAAGAGGGATAATTCAATAG
- the aspS gene encoding aspartate--tRNA(Asn) ligase encodes MQRTLTSQLKENTGQEVMLQGWLHNVRDLGKFGFIIIRDRGGLAQCVVEDAEELRKLDNLYTGTIIQIEGKAIENEKSKYGYEVSNSKVTVLNPVTYPSPVDISKEDLNVELDTALNLRSIVLRHPKQQAIFRVQASCMKAFRESMERQGFTEFVSPVLIGVPSESGASVFEVNYFGEKAYLAQSPQIYKQIMTGVFERVFTIARVFRAEKHNTSRHLMEIVQMDGEMGFVNNYDEVLQVIEQVVRDIVNYIAEHNVADLKIHGVNLPKLPSGRFPKVKVKEALQIIEERTGKSANREELDLEPEDEREIAKYILEKFDSDFVWLLNFKRDKNFYTWNNEVGTVDSVTDKTADPDESLSFDLECRGLEWLSGTHRIHNFEKLYTNLIAQGLKPEHYVHYLQAFKYGMPAEAGFSFGLERLTKQIFELDNIREATNFPCDLNRVAGYPMKSEKSWGIDTN; translated from the coding sequence ATGCAAAGAACACTCACATCACAACTTAAAGAAAATACAGGTCAAGAAGTCATGCTGCAAGGTTGGCTGCACAATGTACGAGATCTTGGCAAATTTGGTTTTATCATTATTCGAGATAGAGGAGGTCTGGCACAATGTGTAGTTGAAGATGCTGAAGAACTGCGTAAACTTGATAACTTATATACAGGCACAATAATTCAAATTGAAGGTAAAGCTATAGAGAATGAGAAATCAAAGTATGGATATGAAGTTTCAAATTCAAAAGTTACTGTCTTGAATCCAGTTACCTACCCTAGTCCAGTCGATATTTCAAAAGAAGACTTGAATGTAGAACTAGATACTGCATTGAATCTTAGATCTATTGTACTTCGACATCCTAAACAGCAAGCTATCTTTCGAGTTCAAGCATCATGTATGAAAGCATTTAGGGAATCTATGGAGAGGCAAGGATTTACAGAGTTTGTTTCACCGGTTTTGATAGGAGTGCCATCCGAATCAGGAGCATCAGTCTTTGAAGTTAATTATTTTGGCGAAAAGGCATACTTAGCACAATCTCCTCAGATCTACAAACAAATTATGACTGGAGTTTTTGAAAGAGTGTTTACTATAGCAAGAGTATTTCGTGCTGAGAAACACAATACTAGCAGACATCTTATGGAAATTGTTCAAATGGATGGAGAAATGGGTTTCGTCAATAATTATGATGAAGTCTTGCAAGTCATAGAACAAGTAGTTCGAGACATCGTCAACTATATTGCAGAGCATAATGTTGCAGATTTGAAAATCCATGGTGTGAATTTACCAAAACTACCTTCTGGCAGATTTCCAAAAGTGAAAGTTAAAGAAGCGTTGCAAATAATTGAAGAAAGAACTGGCAAATCTGCCAATCGTGAAGAACTTGATTTGGAACCTGAAGATGAAAGGGAAATTGCAAAGTATATTCTAGAAAAGTTTGACAGTGATTTTGTTTGGCTATTGAACTTCAAAAGGGATAAGAATTTTTATACTTGGAACAATGAAGTTGGAACGGTAGATTCAGTTACTGATAAAACAGCTGATCCTGATGAATCACTTTCATTTGATCTCGAATGCAGAGGTTTAGAGTGGTTGTCTGGTACGCATAGAATTCACAACTTTGAAAAACTTTATACAAACTTAATTGCACAAGGATTGAAACCTGAACATTATGTTCACTACCTTCAAGCATTCAAATACGGTATGCCTGCGGAAGCTGGATTTAGTTTTGGTTTAGAACGACTGACCAAGCAAATATTTGAACTTGATAATATCAGAGAAGCTACAAATTTCCCTTGTGATCTAAATCGGGTAGCGGGATATCCAATGAAGTCAGAAAAGAGTTGGGGAATTGATACAAACTAG
- a CDS encoding DeoR family transcriptional regulator — protein sequence MNDTNTKKQITDELKKFKTSYKDLQEKARVIFPDMNAKERQWFESFLYNLNVEFDNFADNLNEILDSIKEEDKKLPNVFKTLNSRQYKILTYLKKYPNIVRREYCTMFNISAMTAFRDLKDLEQKGLIFGMGAGKGRKFGLKD from the coding sequence ATGAATGACACAAATACAAAAAAACAAATCACTGATGAATTGAAAAAATTCAAAACTTCTTACAAAGATTTACAGGAAAAAGCGAGGGTAATATTTCCTGACATGAATGCGAAAGAAAGACAATGGTTTGAAAGTTTTCTATACAACCTAAATGTTGAATTTGATAATTTTGCAGATAATCTAAACGAAATTTTGGATAGTATCAAAGAAGAAGATAAAAAATTGCCAAATGTCTTCAAAACTCTAAATTCGAGACAATACAAAATCTTGACTTATCTCAAAAAGTATCCAAATATTGTGAGAAGAGAATATTGTACAATGTTCAACATATCAGCTATGACCGCGTTCCGCGACTTGAAAGATCTAGAACAAAAAGGTTTGATATTTGGAATGGGTGCTGGAAAAGGAAGAAAGTTTGGTTTGAAGGATTGA